One Gadus morhua chromosome 23, gadMor3.0, whole genome shotgun sequence DNA segment encodes these proteins:
- the LOC115537667 gene encoding polycomb complex protein BMI-1-A — protein MELSESVQKGLQSAADPSLFDLRSFTVLTDVTFRSLLSAHADPGVLADPGLENIDRVLVKRCHAAAATCILEMVKQNADKSTISSCLEDLTFDAERIEIFWKSYQNNKEELEGVLTSIGSQLPHINDVSWRLQYHMKNGHVHKVNEPFYLLSLNVENSGLEGSAKDINFSCTVEQLQDLVGKMKDAAKSLEKATQISPSNFHCLFGSDLTDYPIEPPGLFGYFAMHRTTRIKITELNPHLMCVLCGGYFIDATTIIECLHSFCKMCIVRYLETSKYCPICDVQVHKTKPLLNIRSDKTLQDIVYKLVPGLFKNEMKRRRDFYAAHPSVDATNGSNEDRGEVADEDKRIITDDEIISLSIEFFDQNRVKLGVVPDDKPTKDQAANKRYLQCPAAMTVMHLRKFLRSKMDIPNTYQVEVMYEDEPLKDYYTLMDIAYIYTWRRNGPLPLKYRVRPNCKKMKLSPTQPEAPNSTGRSGPESDFASDKASSPAGVPSTSSSLPSPSTPAQSPHPQFTPSAPNNQNGAPSLTPLAQSRPYPFSIKSRKMSVNGSSASSG, from the exons ATGGAGCTATCAGAGTCGGTTCAGAAAGGACTGCAGTCTGCAGCAGACCCGTCTCTCTTCGACCTGAGGAGCTTCACGGTGCTGACAGACGTTACGTTCCGCAGCCTGCTCTCCGCCCATGCGGATCCCGGGGTTCTAG CTGATCCTGGTCTGGAGAACATTGACCGGGTTCTTGTAAAACGGTGTCACGCCGCTGCAGCCACTTGCATACTTGAAATGGTCAAACAAAACGCAGACAAATCAACAATAAG TTCATGCCTTGAAGATTTAACATTTGACGCAGAGAGAATAGAGATATTCTGGAAGTCGTACCAG AATAATAAAGAAGAACTGGAAGGTGTACTGACAAG CATAGGGAGTCAACTTCCCCACATCAACGACGTGTCGTGGCGATTGCAGTACCACATGAAG AACGGCCACGTCCATAAAGTGAACGAGCCATTCTACCTCCTTTCCTTGAACGTGGAG AACTCTGGCCTCGAGGGATCTGCGAAGGATATTAACTTTAGCTGTACGGTAGAGCAGCTACAG GATCTGGTGGGGAAAATGAAGGACGCAGCAAAGAGTTTGGAGAAGGCGACTCAAAT ATCGCCTTCTAACTTTCATTGTCTATTCGGCTCCGATCTCACGGATTATCCCATCGAGCCACCGG GTCTGTTTGGGTATTTTGCCATGCATCGAACCACCAGAATAAAGATCACGGAGCTGAACCCACACCTCATGTGCGTCCTGTGCGGGGGATATTTCATCGACGCGACCACCATCATCGAATGCCTGCATTCAT TCTGCAAGATGTGTATTGTGCGGTACCTGGAGACCAGCAAATATTGTCCAATCTGTGATGTGCAAGTGCACAAAACCAAGCCTCTTCTCAACATTAG GTCTGACAAAACGCTGCAGGACATTGTCTATAAGCTGGTTCCAGGCCTCTTCAAAA atgagatgaagaggaggagagacttcTATGCAGCACACCCCTCTGTAGATG CTACGAATGGATCGAACGAGGACCGCGGAGAGGTGGCCGACGAAGACAAGCGCATCATCACAGACGATGAGATCATCAGTCTCTCCATTGAGTTCTTTGACCAGAACAG GGTTAAACTCGGTGTTGTCCCAGATGACAAGCCCACTAAAGACCAG GCGGCAAACAAGAGGTACCTTCAGTGTCCAGCAGCCATGACAGTCATGCACTTAAGGAAGTTCCTGCGCAGTAAAATGGATATCCCCAACACCTACCAG GTTGAAGTCATGTATGAAGATGAACCACTAAAAGATTACTACACACTAATGGATATAGCCTATATCTACACTTGGAGACGG aatGGCCCGTTACCTTTGAAATATCGAGTCAGACCCAACTGCAAGAAGATGAAGCTGAGTCCAACACAACCAGAGGCCCCAAACAGCACCGGCCGATCTGGCCCGGAAAGCGACTTTGCGAGCGACAAAGCCAGCAGTCCAGCCGGCGTCCCCTCCACGTCTTCGTCGTTGCCGAGCCCGAGTACGCCTGCGCAGTCGCCGCACCCACAGTTCACCCCCAGCGCTCCCAACAACCAGAACGGCGCTCCCAGTTTAACCCCCCTCGCCCAGAGTCGGCCGTACCCATTCAGCATCAAATCACGGAAAATGTCTGTCAACGGATCGTCCGCCTCCTCTGGATGA